In Hydractinia symbiolongicarpus strain clone_291-10 chromosome 4, HSymV2.1, whole genome shotgun sequence, the following proteins share a genomic window:
- the LOC130640964 gene encoding zinc finger protein 330 homolog produces the protein MPKKKTGARKKAERQKLRQKDIRSGEKTKDITENPCNFVMECDRCQRLQKNRAYCYFCYSIQKLPVCGHCSKQKCLAKFGDCVIKHTGTHAIGMGMVGAICDHCEAWICHGRKCLTTHACTCPLLDAVCLECSRGVWDQGGRFFVCSFCSNFLCEDDQFEHQAKCQVLESETLKCASCNKLGQFSCLRCKICFCDDHVRRKGHKYTRGQIPPCPKCGYDTKETKDLSMSTRTHQYGRQKDDEDDYGDAYYAYDSHSASSNFTGFGGVAYYGEDDDDDDNDDDDYDDDDEEDEESDVESDDEDAEDSSEENIPDMKKLNI, from the exons ATGCCGAAGAAGAAGACTGGTGCAAGAAAAAAAGCTGAAAGACAAAAATTACGTCAAAAAGATATCAGATCTGGGGAGAAAACAAAAGATATAACAGAAAATCCCTGTAACTTTGTTATG GAATGTGACAGATGTCAGAG GCTTCAGAAGAATCGAGCGTATTGTTATTTTTGCTACAGTATTCAAAAACTTCCAGTCTGTGGGCACTGCt CAAAACAGAAATGTCTGGCAAAGTTTGGCGACTGTGTTATCAAACACACTGGAACACATGCTATTGGTATGGGTATGGTG GGTGCAATATGCGATCATTGTGAAGCATGGATATGTCACGGCAGAAAATGTTTGACAACACATGCATGTACATGTCCTCTTCTCGATGCTGTATGTTTGGAATGCAGCAGAGGTGTTTGGGATCaag GTGGTCGATTTTTCGTTTGTTCGTTTTGCAGCAATTTCTTGTGTGAAGATGATCAGTTTGAGCACCAAGCCAAATGTCAGGTGTTGGAGTCAGAAACATTAAAAT GTGCATCATGCAATAAACTAGGACAATTTTCATGTCTTCGTTGTAAG ATTTGTTTTTGTGATGATCATGTGAGAAGAAAAGGACATAAGTACACACGTGGTCAAATTCCACCCTGCCCAAAGTGTGGATATGATACGAAGGAGACAAAAGATTTATCCATGTCTA caCGAACGCATCAATATGGTAGACAGAAAGATGACGAGGATGACTACGGTGACGCTTATTATGCATATGACTCTCATTCAGCTTCTTCCAATTTCACTGGCTTTGGAGGTGTTGCCTATTATGgagaagatgatgatgatgatgataatgatgatgatgattatgatgatgatgacgaagaGGATGAGGAGTCCGATGTTGAATCAGATGATGAAGATGCAGAAGATAGTTCAGAAGAAAACATTCCAGATATGAAGAAACTGAACATATGA